The window TTTTTGCAGTTGCCCCCGGGGCAAGAAAACACTCGAGAGCGGTACGGGAGACCAGCggtgttttccttttttcgccccTCCGTGGGCCCGAAAGGCCCTAAAGAGAAATTTATCCGGTATCGTTGCGAGTAGATATTCGATGCAACAGGACTCCCCCTGCGTCGTTTGCACGTTTGCAAGTGACAGTGTGTGTACACCGCTGAAAAAGGGGGCCGACGGCCGTTGTTGTGGGGTGAAAGGACCGGAGGTGAAGCGTAAGAAATAGTGAAAGGGCGACAAACAATATTCGTACCACGACACTCAAAAATGAGGCAATTTCCCTCGATTTTCCGTCAGAAATAGAGGAACGAGCCGCCTGATGCTTGACTTGGCGGTCTCTCTAgggtgtctcgtctccccgtGTTTCGACTGCGCATGGAAATCTACACATGAAACGAAGGTGAAAGGAAAACTTTAGCGAAGTGGATTTTCCCGTggtgtctcgcgcgctgcaggcgcgcgcgtttccttgtGTCTGATGTCTTCTCACTTTTGGCCGCTACACCGGGCGCGAGTTTTCGCCTTGATACAGTCCCATCCGGGGGCGCGGCGGTAGGCCGCTTGGCCAGCTAAACCGGTTTATCACAAACGGTGGCTGAAACGAAAAGAACTTCTCTCCTCCCATGCGTCCTGCTGTCTGAATGACGTGTCTTGGCTAGTGAGGTGTACGGCCGGGAAAGCGCGACGGGCAGATCTTGTGGTTGCTTCCCTGAGAGCCGTCTTCCGGCAATAGAACTTGTCTCAGCCCTGCCAGGCAGATAGATTTGGCGTTCCTCCTGGGACGGGAAAAATGCAGCAGTTCTTTTTCCGCGGAAACACCCACAGGTGCGGTTGGTAAAAGTTAAGGAGCTGGGGACCTCTTCGCGACGAAGGATGCGGCGTGACGTAGGTTGTGTACACCCATCATTCGTACTGGACAGATACGTGGTCTCAGAAGCATGTCGGTGTTTGGGGAATTCCGGATGGTAGACTAATCACTCCTTTGTGTACAGCTTTTCGAGAAACGCCGCGATACAGAGTCGCTGGCTCCTCAGAGTTGCGAACTCGCACAGTGAAGACGTTCTGAGCCCATATTCTGGTGTCGCGGACGGGAACCAGGGCGTCCGAGTCAACTCGAGTGgcaagacggagagaaaggattCTGCAGGACGTCAGCTCCACCTAGACAGCATGCAGGCGGAGGAAGCAATACGATACCTCCGCAACACTATGTACTAGAATGGCTTAgtttattcgatttgagGTATACAGTTCTGGATGGCGGATCCTTACAGCTGTCATGCGAAGTTCCAGAGATGAAGTCAGCATCGATCGATCGATCCAGGCACACAGTTCCCCTTGACCATGTTACACGCCGCGAACGTCTACGCGAAAAATCTTCTAGTAAGGTAAGTACGTGAGCGATAGTGGCCACTTCGGCATCTCTTTGAAGCCGGCCTGGCACGCACCAGTTCTGCAAAGACCAAGATCTTCGCTGTCTCAGGCTTTCTCGCACGGCTGTTTGTTCGAAATGCCGAAGGGCAGCACCCTACTCGAACAAGAGAGCGCCTGCACCGTTGATCAAGAATGACGCAGATCGACGATCGCTGGACTTGACAGAAACGGGTCGTTGACACATGGTGCTCCGTGAAAAGGGGTTTCACTTCGAAGTTGCCTGTCGTGGTGGACGGACTTGACGCTCAGCGATGAAGCAAGGTCTCTTCTGCTTATAACGCTTGACTTGTAGAGATATGTGCGATACTGTGGATGCACCTCGATTTCGACATTCTTACTGAAGCACACGATCACCCCGCATCAAGTGCTAACAAGACGTGTTCCCAGGAAGCCCAACGAAGAGGTGAAGCGTCCAGAGAACGACAAGAATTCCCCTAAACTGAAACGTGACAATGTTTTAGAGTTGAAACTGAGACAAAAGGCCATCTCTTCGCCTACAGCCACCTCTAAGTTGTGGGACTtcggagaagacgccaaCCCACCACAGCCAACAGCTTTTCACAGGAATGCCGTACACTCCTTGGGAAGCGATCCTTCGATGCCCAAGTCACGGAAACCCACAACATGGGCCCTCTTTCTTCAGATTTCTCAATAGGGTCCGACGATCACCACTACTCTTTTATATTGCATTGTACTTTGCTAACTCTTCCGTTCTCCCTCGTGTTGGCGAAGGAGCCGTGACTCCACTCCTAAGCACACACCGCGAATAcaaaggaggcagagacaaaaagcaAATATAGCATCTTTATCATGTCTGCGTACCTGAAGGCCTGCCGTGTACATCCAGCTGAGTTCAAACCTCCAGTGCCCCGGTGTTCTTTCACTTCATTCCTCTGTTCAATAGCGGCCGTAGACTAGTCCCTCCGGGCAGGACGACACTTCCCGGAGCAGTCTTTCCCCTGTTTATTAGCGCATTCCCAGTCCACTCTCGAATGCGACAGAATCGAAGAATTTTCTCGGAGTTTATCCACCGTTTCAATTTTGTGACAAATTCAGTGGGGCGAGTCACGTGCTGCCAGCGAAACGGGCGACGTCAGCACACGGTGTCTGATTTCGCAAGTGCGTTACCCGTTCTTTTCCAGTCTCTTGTTTTTGCTTATGTCGTCTCTAAAACGATCTGGATTTACCACGTTCGTTACCCTATACACGTGGAAGACTCCACCCTCGGCGTCATCAGATTCCCTCGGTCACCGCTGCACTCGACTATATCGATGGACGAAAAAGTGTTTGGTACCGGCAAAGCGCTTTTTTgcaacgaggaagaacaaagTCCTCatgcgagggagaaaagaagagaaagaaaaatcAACGGGACTAACAGTGCGACATCCGAGTCGAGACAACCGTCCAGTCGATTCGGCTTATACACGCGAACCGCTGAGAGTTAGTGCTAACAACTGTCGCTCGCTGTGGCAAGGAAAATCTGAAGCGAAGTGTGTGGCGCCCGGGGGGGTCGATCTGTGTTTCGCTTTTCGAGCCCTCTATAGTCTTCGTTCGTGTTGGattcccttccctctcctctcttttatcttccttctttcgcctctcgcctttcctggGTCCCCCTTCCCTGGGGAGTCTCTCCTAACGCCAACTCaccttttctccccctcttcgCGTCCCTTCGCCGGCCGCTCGCCTGCACTGCTGTGCAGGCTCCGttgtctttccgtcttcctccatGGCGTAGgcgttccctttcttccctcttcttcactgctcatccttcttttcttcgctcaAGAAGCACCTGGAAActccgccgccgtctcttctgtgcaAGGTGCCCGACTGTCGCTCACCGACTGGATGCTCACGCTCCATTCACCGCTCCGATTCCCATCTCCGACTCAAACAAACCTGAAGGAGTGCCTCGACTCTTTTGCCGGTtcatcttttctctgtcttctctccctctcgtttgTGTCTGTAAACCTAAGCGACCTCTGACGCACCGACCGTTCTTAACTTTGTCCAGACCAGATCGCCCGTAGCTTTCCTTCCGTCCCTGTCCCGTCCACCTCGGTCTCCCTTCGCCATCCTCTATTTCTCCCGGCCTCTCTGCCATCAGAAAAGCTCAGTTCGTCATACACGCCTGACACAGCTCCACCGTCTCCTTTACCTCTGCGTGTTGTGATATCTATGTATGAGcatccatatctatataatatatatacattttcCCGAATCTCTTTCTATGTGTTTGCATATGTTTCCGTTCATCCGCGGGGAGAGCTAGTAGCTGGTTTCACTGTCTCTCGGTGGCAATATCTACGTTGCTTGTTTCGCGACGTAAAACCCAATGCATGCGTCGATTGTCGCCATCGAAGTTTggttcttttgtctctctttccaaaCCTCGTtcgtcgtttttctttctctatTTCTgtcctgtctcgtctctggaactcgcgctcttcttcgcctggaGCTTTCTCGATCGCCGTCGTGGCGACTCCTCGACCCTCAGTCCAGTCCCCCCGGTCCTCTTCTTCTACGgggtctctttcttcttctccgtgccCCCTTTTATCTTCCCGCGGTGTACCTGCCTGTCTGCGGACTCCTTTCCTCtatttcttctctgcggagTTGTGACCTTCTTCGCTAGGCTCCCATGTACGCCCCCTCGGGTCTAGCGCCAGGCGCTGCTGAGGGGAGGGCGCCGtcggcgcctgtctcctcgggaCTTCTGGGGCCCTCTcagcagctccagcagctccagcagttgttttcttctcagcAACCTGCCAACTTcccctcctttttcccttctgtcccAGGAGCCGCAGCCTCCGCGACGCCCGCCCCTGgcctgtccctctccccgCCGGCCCAGAGCAGCTTCTTCCCCACGGCCGGCGTGGCCCAGCCGCCGAGCGGCGagccggcgcatgcagtttaCCCGCATATGCCTTTCGGGGCTGAGCAGGCCGGGCGGGACCCCGGAGCAGGCGTCAAGACgcagggcgagagaggcggctcgggagaagaagccgtTCGCGCCGCACAGGAGCAACTCTCCAAACTCCAGCATTTGTTTGCGGCGGGCCAGGGCGTTGCGGGGCAGAACGGCACTTCGCGGTTCCGCGAGGACGAGCGGGGCGCGAGAGCCCGAGGTGACGCAGTCGGCGTCGCCGGCAGCGCCGACGGAGCTGGCCGAGGCCAAGGCGAGGACGGGACGACTGGAAGAATGGCCGTCTTCATCGACTACCCTGCAGCCGCCTTTAGCCTCGTGCCCGAAGACGTTCGCAACTTTCTCTCGGTCTTTGGGACGGTGAAGCAGGTGAGAACCGCGGTGGAGGGAAGCAGGGACGAAAGATCCAGAAAGTCACACGGAAAACACgggaagcgggagagagagaggaacgaaaagGTAGGATAACAAAAGAAGTGAtaacgggagagaaacgaaaagggacAAGGGTGGCGCCTTTTTGcattctcgcgctctctccattGCCGCACGAGGGGCTTTGTTGTGTTGAATCGCGGGAAACTTGGGGAGACGGGGCTTTAATCTGGCCGCATTtgttgtctctgtcctcgaTTTTGGCATCTCTCTACTTGTCCCGTCCGTGCCTTCGCCCCCGTCGCTTCCGTGCGCTTTATCTTCGTTTCCAGTCGAGACTTgccttcctgttttccccacactcggcgtttccctttcccggACATGTGCCGTTCACGGCTtgtcctgttctctctctgccaggtgtctctctcgcggaggcgcgccgctgcagacGTTCTGATCAGCCCCGCAGCGGCGGTGGACGCTTGTGTGAAGGAACTAAACGAGACGTTCCTCCCGGGGTTCGGGgtcctccgcgtctcgcccttgGCGGCCCGCGGTCCGCCGATTGAGGAGCTGCTGCCGGCGTCGACTGCGGATCCGCTGGCCCCGCCTGGAGTCGGGAAGGCTGCGCCTGCCGAAGCGCCTCCGGGGCGGAGAGAGCCCGACGAGGCGCGGTTCGaccggcgagaggcgaaggcgaagggagacagccgcaAGGGCGACGAGGACCGGAGAAGGGAGGGCAGAAAGCAAGTCTGCAGGCTTGAGCTCGTCGGCCTCTTCACCTACGAGCCGGAATTCGACGTCACCCGCGCGCTCCTCGGTGAACACAACGGCAACATCAGCTACATCATGGACCAGACGCAACACAAAGTTGACTTGTCAATCAAAGGTGAGCAGTTGAATGCGGGGGAGaaacggcgggagagagaaaaagcgttTTGCGCGGCCGCGATCCGGGGGAGTTTGCTTTCGTCCCGTTGCGGTGCCGTCTCTACCAGAACGCCTTCAAACCCCAAGGAGACACGTCTTCGCTGTTTCGCTCAGCGGCGCAGAAACAAGTCGCCCGCGGTGCGTTCAAATTCGCTTTGGAAACGCGGCGCTGTGTCAATTGGGCTGACTCTTTTCAGGCAAGGCTGTGAACGAAGCTCCCGTCGCAGAGCGTctccacctgtctctctcgtccgacgacgcagaagcgtACGAGAAGGTACATCGCTCATGCGGCGACGTAGGCCAGCTCTTGCCGGCCTGCTGTTCGCTTTGGCGGTCCCTCGCCTCATTGTCTCCTGAAGACGGAATGCTCTTGAGGCGGAGGGCGTCTGCCCCTTTCTGCTCTGGCACGTTCTTGCCGTTTCCGCGTTGTATGTGTTTCCGTGTGCGTGTTTGCTCTTGTTTGTGTCTCCGGTTTTATCGCCGCTGGCgttcttccccccccccccccccccagtAGGGCTCTGTCTGTTTGCTttcccgcgctctctctctctctgcaccctgttttttcggcttctgcgctctgttctctcgtgCAGGCACTGAACATGGCCGAAGACCTTCTCCAGTCCGTCTGTGAGCAGTTTGTTGCGTTCTGTCGGTCGAAGCACCTGCCGCCGCCAGTTACCGCGACGTTCCGGCGCCACCAGTACGAGCAGCAGCCCGATGGATCTCTGACCTACTTGGGGGTCACGGAGCGGGCGCCTGTGTGGCTCgggtcttcgccttcccacAGTTCCTCGAATCGCGGCGGGTCTTCGCCCCCGCCGCTGGCCTCGTCGCCGACTTCCTCAATGGCCCCGCCTGCCTCCATGGCGCCTGCAGGGCTCTCGGGCCCGCCCGCCGCCTCAGCTCTTCTCCCGGGCGGGGCAGGCGCCCAGATGTCTTCTTCGGCCCCGGTCGCGGGTCTCCCTGGGCCCGGAAGCCCGAGCAACGGGGCCTCAGCGGGGCTccctgcggcgtctctccttgccgCTCCGCACCTCGCTCCCATGCCCCATCCGCTGCCCCACCCTGGCGGCTTGCCGCTGCCAGGCCCCCTCGGCCACCCGCACCCCGTGGGTTTgcctgctctctcctcgccgagcGGCGCGGGCCCCGCGCCCCACGGGGCGCTCGGTCACTTGCCGCATCCGGGGGCGACGCCTGGGGCGCCGGGGGCCTTGCTGGCGCACCCTGCGCACG is drawn from Neospora caninum Liverpool complete genome, chromosome X and contains these coding sequences:
- a CDS encoding Plasmodium vivax PV1H14060_P, related, with the translated sequence MYAPSGLAPGAAEGRAPSAPVSSGLLGPSQQLQQLQQLFSSQQPANFPSFFPSVPGAAASATPAPGLSLSPPAQSSFFPTAGVAQPPSGEPAHAVYPHMPFGAEQAGRDPGAGVKTQGERGGSGEEAVRAAQEQLSKLQHLFAAGQGVAGQNGTSRFREDERGARARGDAVGVAGSADGAGRGQGEDGTTGRMAVFIDYPAAAFSLVPEDVRNFLSVFGTVKQVSLSRRRAAADVLISPAAAVDACVKELNETFLPGFGVLRVSPLAARGPPIEELLPASTADPLAPPGVGKAAPAEAPPGRREPDEARFDRREAKAKGDSRKGDEDRRREGRKQVCRLELVGLFTYEPEFDVTRALLGEHNGNISYIMDQTQHKVDLSIKGKAVNEAPVAERLHLSLSSDDAEAYEKALNMAEDLLQSVCEQFVAFCRSKHLPPPVTATFRRHQYEQQPDGSLTYLGVTERAPVWLGSSPSHSSSNRGGSSPPPLASSPTSSMAPPASMAPAGLSGPPAASALLPGGAGAQMSSSAPVAGLPGPGSPSNGASAGLPAASLLAAPHLAPMPHPLPHPGGLPLPGPLGHPHPVGLPALSSPSGAGPAPHGALGHLPHPGATPGAPGALLAHPAHVSRPPHLDPLAGPHPLGLPHPHGVSHLAPPPGSFLPPGALAPHPFGVGPHPAPGGVLVPPGLGDFAAAMEAALAASGAGGRAPGNRREGRRSRSRERGSRERGGRERDKRDGQYRGGSPAASRRGRGASGRGPSSGRGGRGGSAGRGDSARGRGSVGRGEGR